In the Haloferula helveola genome, one interval contains:
- a CDS encoding Ig-like domain-containing protein, which produces MKQNDLKTLPQVLLTVAGSVGLSHGQVSIPIENPGFELPVLTDANTGVPDGWTAYNSPSVWGSWNPTVLDFDTQAPEGSNVAYVFGSSPDAGLSQVLSGAYSTFQADASYTLTVEVGDSYPYTYDGYVVQLVAGGTVLAEDDNSNPPSTGAFATATVNYSYDAADAGLVGQALEIRLLSKQLSGGSGGEVEFDDVDLSVTFLNPVAEPGGPYLLADGVSLELDGSASTPSTGESITAYDWDLDNDGDFDEAVSGSTPPEISFADLQGTYGMVLGENTIKLRVTDSSAKTSTVETTVTLAETLLYEGFDYTAGQNINTQDGGFGFGGPWASTLRNPKAQNGSKDWGALRFSGGHARGDGWSALVRPLGSTLSDAGLMANGATLWFSVVFDLENQNFTNADLHFALASDQFEPVNYSDRKNLVAGEGIGVTHDRARVRGAYWQDNDTDTVAELATKNSSYYIDGSGGALPRGLLVGKIEWGADDLANETLTIYAPGKDLSLGDPVMEPWSIPALDQSQFDVLALQFKDTPVMDEVRFAATSAGVLPPDYEEPVVAALSPADEADGELGSDVFNFANLVLTFDRDVQPGSGSITIVETGVGDFETFDVATSPRLTFDGGELTVDPTNNFADGTAYHIEIDPTAIESTNGVAYAGISGTSDPNWNFTTAAAAPVQPGGAGAVTIWSAVFGGEALTDSADLVHGFDLARRRSESHTLTGGSSFEMSTGHHLVLYNSRFDSSSGSDRSQIQTRLNLAGSDLAAGWSQGYIRRDSGQDETITAGGAIVDVASDADLLELRSIRTDSNSGAGVIRAARATGIQMVKLDDTWNYLRLAGHDGAGTDQVIPNDSNWHQVEYAQQDEMDAGSFAFAGSGSDITLVEQGHYLVFANTYGSAPEDRSTLVQRLTLDDVEISGTMTSVYLRGFDGADQGAATIGAIIETGSANQVLNVEVRQGGPDGTLTIDGGRTALTMVKLPDTADFIRLEDTSADQNLNTSGSIVFNDDPGSQLELDSAFSHSVTTDPGRVGVNSAGDYLFLSSQFDLLNAGGRSFYSQGWQVNGIGGLDDRGQTGRYGRDDSNAAEEVGNWSGYVSELAAADYVEAVTEALGNTGNVTADVLALQGVNLDSLFAEVPLDTYQSWIGGFPGIGNADPESDVDIGGLATGIEWVVGGDPTDSADDVGLAPTYDNSSDPDFFIFTYRRSDDANADGDTTIEVQYGSDLSGWTTAEPGADIIISETPNGAGTGVDLVEVKIRRTLAVDGTLFARLRVQVTLPF; this is translated from the coding sequence ATGAAACAGAATGACCTCAAGACCCTGCCCCAAGTCCTGCTGACCGTAGCCGGAAGCGTCGGCCTTTCGCATGGGCAAGTTTCCATCCCGATCGAGAATCCCGGCTTTGAACTTCCGGTTCTGACCGACGCCAATACCGGAGTTCCGGACGGTTGGACGGCCTACAACTCGCCAAGTGTGTGGGGGTCATGGAACCCAACGGTGCTCGACTTCGACACCCAGGCGCCTGAGGGGTCGAACGTGGCCTATGTGTTCGGGTCGTCGCCGGACGCCGGGCTTTCGCAGGTGCTCTCGGGTGCCTATTCGACCTTCCAAGCGGATGCTTCCTACACACTGACGGTCGAGGTCGGCGACTCGTATCCGTACACTTATGACGGCTATGTCGTTCAACTGGTGGCGGGCGGCACGGTGCTCGCGGAGGACGACAATTCCAATCCTCCGTCGACCGGTGCGTTTGCGACCGCCACCGTCAATTACAGCTACGACGCTGCCGATGCCGGTCTGGTGGGCCAAGCCCTCGAGATCCGTCTTCTGAGCAAACAGTTGTCCGGTGGCTCCGGCGGTGAGGTGGAGTTCGACGACGTCGATCTGAGCGTCACCTTCCTCAATCCCGTGGCCGAGCCCGGCGGACCCTACCTTCTTGCCGACGGCGTATCGCTTGAGCTCGATGGAAGCGCATCCACGCCTTCCACCGGTGAGAGCATCACCGCCTATGACTGGGATCTGGACAACGACGGAGACTTCGATGAGGCCGTCAGTGGCAGCACTCCGCCCGAGATCTCCTTTGCCGATTTGCAAGGCACCTACGGCATGGTGCTGGGCGAGAACACCATCAAGCTCCGGGTCACCGACTCGTCGGCCAAGACCTCGACGGTCGAGACCACGGTCACCCTCGCCGAGACCCTGCTCTACGAGGGTTTCGACTACACGGCAGGACAGAACATCAATACCCAGGACGGCGGCTTCGGCTTCGGTGGTCCGTGGGCGTCGACCTTGCGCAACCCGAAGGCGCAGAACGGCAGCAAGGATTGGGGCGCGTTGCGCTTCTCGGGCGGGCACGCCCGGGGCGATGGCTGGAGCGCGTTGGTGCGCCCGCTCGGTTCGACCCTTTCGGATGCAGGCCTCATGGCGAACGGTGCGACGCTCTGGTTCAGCGTCGTCTTCGATCTGGAAAACCAGAACTTCACCAACGCGGACCTGCATTTCGCCCTCGCGAGCGATCAGTTCGAGCCCGTCAACTACAGCGACCGCAAGAACCTCGTGGCCGGCGAGGGGATCGGTGTGACTCACGACCGCGCCAGAGTGAGGGGCGCCTATTGGCAGGACAACGACACGGACACGGTGGCCGAACTGGCCACGAAGAACAGTTCGTACTATATCGACGGCTCTGGCGGCGCGCTGCCTCGCGGCTTGCTGGTCGGGAAGATCGAGTGGGGTGCCGATGACCTCGCCAACGAGACCCTGACGATCTACGCGCCGGGCAAGGACCTGTCGTTGGGAGATCCGGTCATGGAGCCTTGGAGCATTCCCGCGCTGGATCAGTCGCAGTTCGATGTGCTGGCACTGCAATTCAAGGACACCCCGGTCATGGATGAGGTGCGATTCGCCGCGACCTCCGCGGGAGTTCTTCCTCCGGACTATGAAGAACCGGTGGTCGCCGCCCTCAGTCCGGCCGATGAGGCGGATGGCGAGCTCGGATCCGACGTGTTCAATTTCGCGAATCTCGTCCTGACATTCGACCGGGACGTCCAACCCGGTTCGGGCTCGATCACGATCGTCGAGACGGGTGTGGGCGATTTCGAGACCTTCGATGTCGCGACCTCACCGAGGCTTACGTTCGACGGCGGGGAACTCACCGTCGACCCGACGAACAACTTTGCCGACGGCACCGCCTATCACATCGAGATCGATCCCACTGCGATCGAGAGCACCAATGGTGTCGCCTACGCCGGCATATCGGGAACATCCGATCCGAATTGGAACTTCACCACCGCCGCGGCGGCACCCGTGCAACCGGGTGGTGCCGGGGCCGTGACCATCTGGAGTGCCGTGTTCGGAGGTGAGGCCCTGACCGACTCTGCGGACCTCGTCCACGGCTTCGATCTGGCCCGTCGCCGGAGCGAAAGCCACACGCTCACCGGTGGATCGTCATTCGAGATGAGCACCGGCCACCACCTGGTGCTCTACAACTCCCGCTTCGATTCGAGTTCGGGATCGGACCGCTCCCAGATCCAGACCCGGCTGAACCTGGCCGGATCCGACCTCGCGGCGGGGTGGTCTCAGGGCTACATCCGCAGGGACTCCGGGCAGGACGAGACCATCACGGCGGGCGGTGCCATCGTCGATGTCGCGAGCGATGCCGATCTTCTCGAACTCCGATCGATCCGGACCGACTCGAATTCGGGGGCCGGGGTGATCCGGGCGGCCCGAGCCACCGGGATCCAGATGGTCAAACTGGATGACACCTGGAACTACCTCCGCCTCGCGGGTCACGACGGCGCCGGCACGGATCAGGTGATTCCCAACGACTCCAACTGGCATCAGGTCGAGTACGCCCAACAGGACGAGATGGATGCCGGATCGTTCGCATTCGCAGGCTCCGGATCGGACATCACGCTCGTCGAGCAGGGACACTATCTGGTTTTCGCCAATACCTATGGGTCAGCTCCGGAGGACCGGTCGACTCTGGTTCAGCGGCTCACCCTCGACGATGTTGAGATCTCGGGAACGATGACCAGCGTCTACCTGCGCGGCTTCGACGGCGCGGACCAAGGTGCAGCGACGATCGGCGCGATCATCGAGACCGGCTCCGCCAACCAGGTCCTCAACGTCGAGGTCCGGCAGGGTGGTCCCGATGGCACGCTCACGATCGACGGCGGTCGCACCGCGTTGACGATGGTGAAACTGCCGGACACCGCGGACTTCATCCGTCTGGAAGACACCAGCGCCGATCAGAACCTGAACACCTCGGGTTCGATCGTCTTCAACGATGATCCGGGATCCCAACTGGAGCTGGATTCCGCATTCAGTCACTCGGTCACGACGGATCCGGGTCGCGTCGGCGTGAACTCGGCCGGCGACTACCTGTTCCTTTCATCGCAGTTTGATCTCCTGAATGCCGGTGGGCGATCGTTCTATTCCCAAGGCTGGCAGGTCAATGGGATCGGTGGACTTGACGACCGAGGGCAGACCGGTCGCTACGGCCGGGACGACAGCAATGCGGCCGAGGAAGTCGGCAACTGGTCGGGCTACGTTTCGGAACTGGCGGCAGCTGACTACGTCGAAGCCGTGACCGAAGCCTTGGGGAACACCGGCAACGTGACCGCTGATGTGCTCGCACTGCAGGGGGTGAACCTCGACAGCCTCTTCGCCGAAGTTCCTCTCGATACGTATCAATCGTGGATCGGTGGATTTCCCGGGATAGGGAATGCGGATCCTGAGAGTGATGTCGACATTGGCGGACTGGCCACGGGAATCGAATGGGTGGTTGGTGGTGATCCGACCGACTCCGCCGATGATGTCGGCCTCGCTCCGACCTACGACAACTCGAGTGACCCCGACTTCTTCATCTTCACCTACCGGCGAAGCGACGACGCCAATGCCGATGGGGACACGACCATCGAGGTACAGTATGGCAGCGACCTGAGCGGATGGACGACCGCTGAACCGGGAGCGGACATCATCATTTCCGAGACTCCAAACGGAGCGGGAACCGGTGTGGACCTCGTCGAGGTCAAAATCCGCCGCACGCTTGCCGTCGATGGCACGCTCTTCGCCCGTCTCCGGGTGCAGGTGACCTTGCCGTTCTGA
- the ppk2 gene encoding polyphosphate kinase 2, producing the protein MKSRNSLPADNPDSSPVPGSVTGNPAGVHPKAETLRILHEDGSYPYAEPLATHDYEHTKKQLQAELMKVQDWVRESGQRIVVVFEGRDAAGKGGTIKRFMEHLNPRLARVVALEKPTDNERGQWYFQRYVRRLPTRGEMIFFDRSWYNRAGVERVMGFCDESEYTEFLEHCPRLERMLTDSGITLFKYWFSVSPIEQVRRFKARESDPLKQWKLSPIDRAALTKWEEYTEAKLAMFRHTDTPHAPWVVIKSDDKKRARINCLRHFLHSLDYPNKDPELACEPDDRIVIPAADYYGSS; encoded by the coding sequence ATGAAGTCCCGGAACTCCCTTCCCGCCGACAATCCAGATTCAAGCCCGGTTCCCGGATCGGTTACGGGAAACCCGGCCGGCGTGCACCCGAAGGCCGAGACGCTGCGGATTCTCCACGAAGACGGATCGTATCCCTACGCCGAGCCGCTCGCAACCCACGACTACGAGCACACCAAGAAGCAACTCCAGGCGGAGCTGATGAAGGTACAGGACTGGGTCAGGGAGAGCGGCCAGCGGATCGTTGTGGTATTCGAAGGACGGGACGCCGCGGGAAAGGGCGGCACGATCAAGCGCTTCATGGAACACCTCAACCCGCGGCTTGCCCGCGTGGTCGCTCTGGAGAAGCCGACCGACAACGAGCGCGGCCAATGGTACTTCCAGCGCTACGTCCGCCGGCTCCCGACCCGGGGGGAGATGATCTTCTTCGACCGGTCGTGGTACAACCGCGCCGGCGTCGAACGGGTGATGGGCTTCTGCGACGAGTCCGAATACACCGAGTTCCTCGAGCATTGCCCGCGCCTCGAAAGAATGCTGACCGACTCCGGCATCACTCTCTTCAAGTATTGGTTCTCCGTCAGCCCGATCGAGCAGGTCCGGCGTTTCAAGGCACGCGAGTCGGACCCGCTGAAGCAGTGGAAGCTCAGCCCGATCGACCGCGCCGCCCTCACGAAGTGGGAGGAATACACCGAAGCGAAGCTGGCGATGTTCCGCCACACCGACACTCCCCACGCACCGTGGGTCGTGATCAAGTCCGACGACAAGAAGCGGGCCCGGATCAACTGCCTGCGCCACTTCCTCCACTCGCTCGACTATCCGAACAAGGACCCGGAGCTCGCTTGCGAACCGGACGACCGGATCGTCATCCCGGCCGCTGACTACTACGGATCCAGTTGA
- a CDS encoding inorganic phosphate transporter, whose amino-acid sequence MSPLLIAIVLLAAGFYVGWNIGANDAANCIGTMVGAQVMSFRKAALLMGAFVILGGTLQGHHVMKTVGKGILITSSEDYREARDGEPPPEIDRNFPEKRIPDLAVFVALLSAGLFVTLATFTRVPVSTSQAIVGGVAGVGVGIVGFDGAYFKMEVLTKILGCWVISPVLSMAMGFGAFLLLGRISRRVNPLAWNRVLSVLVIGAACYVSYSLGANDVGNAIGPLLNKYPGHGVGLALLGGVAMAVGALTFGRRVTDTVGKSITPLDLGSAFAAQASAAVGIHVFSMMGIPVSTSQAVVGAVIGVGLTKGRNVVSGKKILQIVSGWVLAPAGAALFSCLTYRLILLIIQK is encoded by the coding sequence ATGTCCCCTCTCCTCATCGCGATCGTCCTGCTCGCGGCGGGATTCTATGTCGGCTGGAACATCGGGGCCAACGACGCGGCGAACTGCATCGGCACGATGGTCGGCGCGCAGGTGATGTCATTCCGCAAGGCAGCCCTGCTGATGGGGGCTTTCGTGATCCTCGGCGGCACGCTGCAGGGACATCACGTGATGAAAACGGTCGGCAAGGGCATCCTGATCACCTCCAGCGAGGACTACCGGGAAGCGCGTGATGGGGAACCGCCGCCGGAGATCGACCGGAACTTCCCCGAAAAGCGCATTCCCGACCTCGCGGTGTTCGTCGCGCTTCTCTCCGCCGGCCTCTTCGTCACCTTGGCGACCTTCACCCGGGTGCCGGTGTCCACTTCGCAGGCGATCGTCGGCGGCGTGGCCGGAGTCGGAGTCGGGATCGTCGGATTCGACGGCGCCTACTTCAAAATGGAGGTCCTGACCAAGATCCTCGGCTGCTGGGTGATCAGCCCCGTGCTCAGCATGGCGATGGGATTCGGGGCCTTTCTCCTGCTCGGCCGGATTTCCCGGCGCGTCAACCCGCTGGCATGGAACCGGGTGCTCTCGGTGCTGGTGATCGGCGCCGCCTGCTACGTCTCCTACTCGCTCGGCGCCAACGACGTCGGAAACGCGATCGGACCGCTGCTCAACAAATACCCCGGCCACGGCGTCGGACTGGCATTGCTGGGCGGTGTCGCGATGGCGGTCGGTGCCCTCACCTTCGGCCGGAGGGTCACCGACACGGTGGGCAAAAGCATCACGCCCCTCGACCTCGGCAGCGCTTTCGCCGCACAGGCATCGGCCGCTGTCGGCATTCACGTGTTCTCGATGATGGGCATCCCTGTTTCGACGTCGCAGGCCGTGGTCGGCGCGGTGATCGGTGTCGGACTCACCAAGGGGCGCAATGTCGTCAGTGGCAAAAAGATCCTGCAAATCGTCAGTGGCTGGGTCCTCGCCCCCGCCGGTGCCGCCCTGTTCTCCTGTTTGACCTATCGTCTGATTCTCCTGATCATCCAAAAGTAG
- a CDS encoding DUF47 domain-containing protein gives MSIFKKEEKVAELALEYLGACTTCVTAAKSAVDAYLNGDVATARDSRNEVRQLEAEADRLRRAIGDELHSGAYMPLIRGDIYSLVEAFDRVPNAAEACATFFTSQKPSIPEEYTDAFRQLLADSLGSMKPLAEAVRTFFDPKGQTDEVRSLTEEVSIEESKVDEQEWALTNSVFDSAHELAHKLHLRAAIRRIVHISDRAEDAADHLGLVAVKAVT, from the coding sequence ATGAGCATCTTCAAGAAGGAAGAAAAGGTCGCGGAACTCGCGCTCGAATACCTCGGGGCCTGCACGACCTGCGTGACCGCCGCCAAGAGCGCCGTGGACGCCTACCTCAATGGCGACGTCGCGACCGCACGCGACAGTCGCAACGAGGTCCGCCAGCTTGAGGCCGAGGCCGACCGGTTGAGGCGGGCGATCGGTGACGAACTCCACTCGGGTGCCTACATGCCCCTCATCCGCGGCGACATCTACTCGCTGGTCGAGGCATTCGACCGGGTGCCGAACGCGGCCGAGGCCTGTGCCACATTTTTCACCAGCCAGAAGCCTTCCATTCCCGAAGAATACACGGATGCGTTCCGCCAGCTTCTCGCCGATTCCCTCGGGTCGATGAAACCCCTCGCCGAGGCCGTCCGGACCTTCTTCGACCCCAAGGGGCAAACCGACGAGGTCCGCTCGCTCACCGAGGAAGTCAGCATCGAGGAGTCCAAGGTCGACGAACAGGAGTGGGCGCTCACCAACAGCGTCTTCGACTCGGCCCACGAGCTCGCCCACAAGCTTCACCTGCGCGCCGCGATCCGCCGGATCGTCCACATCTCCGACCGGGCCGAAGATGCCGCGGACCACCTGGGACTGGTCGCGGTCAAGGCGGTGACCTGA